The Brassica oleracea var. oleracea cultivar TO1000 chromosome C7, BOL, whole genome shotgun sequence sequence AAGGAAACAACAACAACATATTAAACTAGTCCTCGACACGGTCGGAGCCCCCCTCGACGACCTGAGCAGTGAGCCGATCCGAAGCCTCCCCAGTCGCGTCCGCTGGCAGAACCGACAGATTATCAGTTTTGTCAACCGCTCCCTCTTCATTTTGCGGGCTACCAACTAAGCCGGATTCGGTGTTCTCCAATTGTGTGTCACCCTCTTCTTCAGTCGAAGAGTCTGAGAGTTCAAGTAGATTAACAGGCTCTGTCTCCGTCTCGACGTTAATCCCAAGAACCGGGACCAGCGGATTTTCATTCACAACAAGGCTGGTGGAGAGCGTAGTCGGATCCGAAGCAGATGCAACGGTCGTATCCTCGAGCCTTACGACCTCGCCAACGATCCCACCTTCTTGAAGAGGTAATTCCCCGAGCTCTCTTCCAGTCGGTTCTACAGATCCTTCATTCGCGCNNNNNNNNNNNNNNNNNNNNNNNNNNNNNNNNNNNNNNNNNNNNNNNNNNNNNNNNNNNNNNNNNNNNNNNNNNNNNNNNNNNNNNNNNNNNNNNNNNNNNNNNNNNNNNNNNNNNNNNNNNNNNNNNNNNNNNNNNNNNNNNNNNNNNNNNNNNNNNNNNNNNNNNNNNNNNNNNNNNNNNNNNNNNNNNNNNNNNNNNNNNNNNNNNNNNNNNNNNNNNNNNNNNNNNNNNNNNNNNNNNNNNNNNNNNNNNNNNNNNNNNNNNNNNNNNNNNNNNNNNNNNNNNNNNNNNNNNNNNNNNNNNNNNNNNNNNNNNNNNNNNNNNNNNNNNNNNNNNNNNNNNNNNNNNNNNNNNNNNNNNNNNNNNNNNNNNNNNNNNNNNNNNNNNNNNNNNNNNNNNNNNNNNNNNNNNNNNNNNNNNNNNNNNNNNNNNNNNNNNNNNNNNNNNNNNNNNNNNNNNNNNNNNNNNNNNNNNNNNNNNNNNNNNNNNNNNNNNNNNNNNNNNNNNNNNNNNNNNNNNNNNNNNNNNNNNNNNNNNNNNNNNNNNNNNNNNNNNNNNNNNNNNNNNNNNNNNNNNNNNNNNNNCAGATTATCAGTTCCGTCAACCGCTCCCTCTTCATTTTGCGGGTTACCAACTAAGCCGGATTCGGTCTTCTCCAATTGTTCGTCACCCTCTTCTTCAGTCGAAGAGTCTGAGAGTTCAAGTAGATTAACAGGCTCTGTCTCCGTCTCGACGTTAATCCCAAGAACCGGGACCAGCGGATCTTCATTCACAACAAGGCTGGTGGAGAGCATAGTCGGATCCGAAGCAGATGCAACGGTCGTATCCTCGAGCCTTACGACCTCGCCAACGATCCCACCTTCTTGAAGAGGTAATTCCCCGAGCTCTCTTCCAGTCGGTTCTACAGATCCTTCATTCGCGCGATCTCCTTGAGAACTACTGGGAGTTTGAAGGAAATCAGCGGTCCCAGCATCAATCAGGCCCGCATTCGATCCATATGGGTCAATCGTCGCCCACACATTCTCGTTTAGAAAAGGAGATCGAAGATGAAGAGGAGAAAGACAGAGAAGCTCCTCGGGGATCCCTCCGACAGCTAGGCGTTCAGCCGCAACCTCGTACTCTTTCTCTTGTGTGGCGAACAAGTCAATCGTCTCCTGCGGAATGTCGATCCCGCTCTCCTTAAGCGCTTTGAGACATTTCTTTGTCCCAAAAGCTTGGCTCTGCAAGGATCTGGCTGTTTCGAACTCACTACGACGCTTCTCGAGATCTCGAATTTGGGAGAAACGCCTATTGCTCTTAGCAATCATGGCTGTTTGCACACGAAACCGCTCGTGAGTAACCTCAGAACCTCGAGAGTCCCTCAATCTGTTGACCTCTTTGAAGTGTCTCAGCGCGGTGGACACCATCTTCTCCTCCATGGCTGCCCTCTCTCTTAACCAAGCCTTCTTCTCCTCCTCGAGTCCTCGTACTCCAGGAAATGAGCCTTCTGAGCCTTCTTCCTCTCAATCAGTTGAGCCCGGTCCTCCGCGACTTTATCAATTGTCGCTTTAAATTCCTTCGTCTTGCGGTCAATAGCTACATCCTTCGCTTGAGTGAGCTTGTTGGCGTGCTTTAACTTGGACATGGCCTCCTTAAGGGCTGAGTCGTATAACTCGACGACGTAGTTCATGCTCCCGTCGCTCTACATGAACGAAAGAAAAGATCAGAACCAGGAACATGAAAAAGATAAAAATAAGGAGAATAATTCTTACCAGAATTTTAGTCCTCGCCGCATCGACGTATGCGTCCTGGAAAATAAGGTCCTTGACAGCGGGCAAGTCCTTGCGACCACCCTTAATTTGCCGAACAAGCTCAGCACAGCCAGTCGGGGCAAAAGAAAGAGGAGTCTCGCCGACGTACTTGAACTCCACACGGTCATGAAATTTGACCCCAAGGAGAATAATTCTTACCAGAATTTTGGTCCTCGCCGCATCGACGTATGCGTCCTTGAAAATAAGGTCCTTGACAGCAGGAAAGTCCTTGCGACCACCCTTAATTTGCCGAACAAGCTCAGCACAGTCAGTCGGGGCAAAAGAAAGAGGAGTCTCGCCGACGTACTTGAACTCCACACGGTCATGAAATTTGACCCGACGATCCTCAGAGGCTGAACTGCCTTCAACGAGAGTCCGAGGTGCAGCTGGAGAAGTCTTCGCAGCAAAAGCAGACGCAGCCGGAGTAGAAGACTCATGACTGCGGGCAGTCTTCTTCTTCTTCAGAGAGATGGACGGGGAATTGTCCGAGTCGACGACTCCCCGAGCTGCAGCATCGCGAGAAGAACCTTTCTCGATAACGATCTCACAATTCTCGGCGCCTTCAGCAGGCTCCGACTGTTCCTCAACAGATTTCTTCTTCTTCCTCTCCTTTTTCTTTTTCTTTTTCTTTTTCGGAGGACCATCAGATTCAGTCCTCGCTTGAGAAGCAGCCAATGCAGAAGAGTCAGGAGCAGATATCTTCTTATTACCACCAGTCACCGATGGTTCAGCAATTTCTCGTTTAGAGATCAATGTGAGATCATCCCTCGAAGAGTCGACGTTACCCGGGCCTGTAGACGGTCCGGGGGAAATCACAAGAGGAAGAGGGGCGGGAGGAATTGCTCCACGAGGAGTCTTCACGCGAGGAGTCTCCTCGCGAGGAGTTTCTTCGCGAGGAGTCGTCCCGCTGAGAGTTGTCTCACTAGGAGACACAGAGGATGCCTTTTTCGCCTCACTCAGTTTTTTCTTGATTAATGCACTCAAGTCTGGAAGCTCTTTCATTTTCCTGGCCGCGTTGATGATCTTTTGCTCGGCACTACTGAATATCGAAAACCGCCGCTTGTTACCGGTAATCAAAGGTAGTAGATCAGACCTCCAATCCCCTAAAGATCAGCAACCCGGTTCAGATAAGTCTCGGAACTGGCATGAGTTGGAAGAAAACATGTGATCGCAAGAGGAAACTTACTACTCGAGATTCTGTCAAGCACTCGTCGAATCCTCTCGATGGTGATATCTTTCCAGCTCACTTGGACGCGCGAAACGACTGCACGAGCATCAGAGACGAAATCTTCCGGATAAGAGGCCGTGTCCGGATGATCAACTGCAAATAAACGAAAACTCGTCAGAAAACAAGGAAAAGAGACAGTCGATGAGCTGACAACAGCGTTCTACCGAGTTTATGATTCCACAAAAATTGAAAGGAAACGTCAGGCGGCTCCTCGAAGGCAAAACCACCAGACTTGACGTAAAAGTAGAAACCCTGCCAGTGCGCCGTCCTGTACGGATGATCGACGATCACGTTGTAGTTGGGCCTCATCTGGATCGATAATAAACCATCGCCCATGGACTTCGTATAGGTCAACTCCTCGAGTGTCCGAACACTCATCAAAACGTCAATCTCCGCCGCAGTCACCATCAATGCCACTGAGGTACGGAACGCGCCATTAAAAAATTGACTTATCGCCGCGTCACGACGTCTCACATAAGATGTGATTAGTCGAGGAATTGGACACCAAAGTTTGGTCTCATCCTGAAAGTATGATTCATAGATGCACTGAAATCCCAAAGGAGGGGACCACGGCCTCTGAGATCTAGTTGGGATCAAAAAGGTCACTCCGGTTCCTTCGCATTCCCTCAATAAAGCTTTCACGCTACTAGGAGTCGAACGAGTCTCCTCGATATTCTCCCATGACTGTCCCTCTACGACAGAAGGACGCATCTGCTCGACCGCCAAAGCCGGAAGATCCTCGAAGATTCCCCCCGGATGGTAACGACACGGAACGAAATCGGGGAGGGAAGCCTCTCCGACATCAGCTCCACCCTGACCGTCTCTTGAAATTAATGTTACATTTTCTCTCTCCTCGCGGAGCTGCCGCGCCGAATCAGCAACGAGGACTCGCTGGGGCGTGTCCATATTCTCC is a genomic window containing:
- the LOC106302655 gene encoding uncharacterized protein LOC106302655; amino-acid sequence: MMDTENMDTPQRVLVADSARQLREERENVTLISRDGQGGADVGEASLPDFVPCRYHPGGIFEDLPALAVEQMRPSVVEGQSWENIEETRSTPSSVKALLRECEGTGVTFLIPTRSQRPWSPPLGFQCIYESYFQDETKLWCPIPRLITSYVRRRDAAISQFFNGAFRTSVALMVTAAEIDVLMSVRTLEELTYTKSMGDGLLSIQMRPNYNVIVDHPYRTAHWQGFYFYVKSGGFAFEEPPDVSFQFLWNHKLVDHPDTASYPEDFVSDARAVVSRVQVSWKDITIERIRRVLDRISSRDWRSDLLPLITGNKRRFSIFSSAEQKIINAARKMKELPDLSALIKKKLSEAKKASSVSPSETTLSGTTPREETPREETPRVKTPRGAIPPAPLPLVISPGPSTGPGNVDSSRDDLTLISKREIAEPSVTGGNKKISAPDSSALAASQARTESDGAENCEIVIEKGSSRDAAARGVVDSDNSPSISLKKKKTARSHESSTPAASAFAAKTSPAAPRTLVEGSSASEDRRVKFHDRVEFKYVGETPLSFAPTDCAELVRQIKGGRKDFPAVKDLIFKDAYVDAARTKILVRIILLGVKFHDRVEFKYVGETPLSFAPTGCAELVRQIKGGRKDLPAVKDLIFQDAYVDAARTKILSDGSMNYVVELYDSALKEAMSKLKHANKLTQAKDVAIDRKTKEFKATIDKVAEDRAQLIERKKAQKAHFLEYEDSRRRRRLG